A region of Acidobacteriota bacterium DNA encodes the following proteins:
- a CDS encoding creatininase family protein: protein MMKTALTALASLALLSALISAQAPRREPDPRSMGGGDCRDNAYNCADAPNPLPAPDTVWIEEMTWMDVRDALKAGTTTAIIATGGMEPNGPWLVTGKHNYVLKTNCEAIARKLGNALCAPIVAFVPEGRIDPPSGHMRSAGTISLRQETFEALLTDIAHSLKMHGFKNIIMIGDSGGNQNGQKAVADKLTAQFAGAAFVATIPGYYTAPPGTPNVLRQLGVTKDGMPDDGLHDSPGITLNMMLTDPDSVRWAARVKANKATINGVDISDLNRSREWARAIVEARATRTVNLIKQAIAEKKPS, encoded by the coding sequence ATGATGAAGACCGCCCTCACCGCCCTCGCCTCCCTCGCGCTCCTGTCGGCCCTGATCTCCGCGCAGGCGCCGCGGCGCGAGCCCGATCCACGTTCCATGGGCGGCGGCGATTGCCGCGACAACGCGTACAACTGCGCCGACGCGCCCAATCCCCTGCCGGCTCCGGACACGGTGTGGATCGAGGAAATGACGTGGATGGACGTGCGCGACGCGCTCAAGGCCGGTACGACGACGGCCATCATCGCCACCGGCGGCATGGAACCCAACGGTCCATGGCTGGTCACCGGCAAGCACAACTACGTGCTCAAGACGAACTGCGAAGCGATCGCCCGCAAGCTTGGCAACGCGCTATGCGCGCCGATTGTGGCATTCGTCCCTGAAGGCCGCATCGATCCGCCGAGCGGCCACATGCGCAGTGCCGGCACCATCAGCCTGCGCCAGGAAACGTTCGAAGCGCTGCTGACCGACATCGCGCACAGCCTCAAGATGCACGGCTTCAAGAACATCATCATGATTGGCGACAGCGGCGGCAACCAGAACGGCCAGAAGGCGGTGGCCGACAAGCTCACCGCACAGTTCGCCGGCGCTGCGTTTGTCGCCACCATCCCCGGCTACTACACCGCCCCGCCGGGCACCCCGAATGTGCTCCGCCAGCTTGGAGTCACCAAGGACGGCATGCCAGACGATGGGCTGCACGACAGCCCAGGCATCACGCTGAACATGATGCTGACCGATCCCGACTCGGTGCGCTGGGCCGCACGGGTCAAGGCCAACAAGGCCACCATCAACGGCGTGGATATCTCGGACCTGAACCGCTCGCGCGAATGGGCGCGCGCCATCGTCGAAGCCCGCGCCACGCGGACCGTCAATTTGATCAAGCAGGCGATCGCCGAGAAGAAGCCGAGCTAA
- a CDS encoding ferritin-like domain-containing protein gives MAKNAGESVTRDQLIRGLQEDLSREYQAILAYVVYSQAIKGAQYMAIAQELEVHAAEELAHAITIAKQLDYLGAMPNATALSVTLSDDPTTMLRADLDNENKTIRAYRERVRQCEALGEFAVGEEIREILRQEQEHQMDLAAALGEDVPDVSKMKR, from the coding sequence ATGGCGAAGAACGCTGGCGAGTCCGTCACCCGTGACCAGCTGATCCGGGGGCTTCAGGAAGACCTCTCTCGCGAGTACCAGGCCATTCTGGCCTACGTGGTGTACTCCCAGGCCATCAAAGGCGCGCAGTACATGGCCATTGCCCAGGAACTCGAGGTGCATGCCGCGGAGGAACTGGCGCACGCGATCACCATCGCCAAGCAGCTCGACTACCTGGGCGCGATGCCAAACGCCACGGCCCTGTCGGTCACGCTGAGCGATGATCCTACGACCATGCTCCGCGCCGATCTCGACAACGAGAACAAGACCATCCGCGCTTATCGGGAGCGGGTCCGCCAGTGCGAAGCGCTGGGCGAGTTTGCGGTCGGCGAGGAAATTCGCGAGATCCTGCGGCAGGAACAGGAACACCAGATGGACCTGGCCGCCGCGCTCGGTGAAGATGTCCCCGACGTGTCAAAAATGAAACGCTAA
- a CDS encoding peptidase M49 codes for MTLRPLLALAVLAFVPACSNPEPAPAATSAAATSAAPADRKYLLERVDDASVVQLYADGFSALPVKQKTLIWHLYQAALAGRDIFIDQKHKDALEMRGILERIVANPQGVDAATLAEVQRYTKLFWINNGPYNNLTARKFVLKCTPDAFAAAAKVAGADAAAVARLQPMFFDPAVDPIVTNKTPGAGNDILLSSANNLYSGVSVADLKGFDEKYGLNSRLVKQHGTLVEEVYKIDGRYGKYITEIVTHLEAAKAFAEPPMVKALDALIAFYRTGDVKDREAYDIAWVQDKDSPVDTINGFIEVYLDPRGVKGAWEGLVFYVNPEKTERIKKLAANAQWFEDRMPWDAKYRKATVQGIVANAIDVVVETGDSGPVTPVGINLPNDQAIREKFGSKSVALSNVTDAYARSAPGNMRSEFTWDAAEAERAAKYAEEAGSLTTDMHEVIGHASGQQAPGKSNPQALIKEEFSALEEGRADLVGLYFIADPKLVELGIIPAADHEGMVRAEYEAYTRNAIVQLRRMREGTQIEEDHMRNRQMIVRWLMANTKAIEERTRDSKTYLVMVDAKAFRDGVGRLLAEVQRIKSEGDYAAAKKLFATYGVHFDPKLRDQIVARVDQLNLPSYSGFVMPKLTPVLTNGQVTDVTISYPMDLTQQMLEYSGVRK; via the coding sequence ATGACCCTGCGTCCCTTACTCGCACTGGCCGTGCTGGCGTTCGTTCCGGCGTGTTCGAATCCCGAGCCCGCTCCGGCCGCCACCTCGGCCGCCGCTACCTCGGCGGCGCCGGCCGACCGCAAGTACCTGCTCGAGCGCGTGGACGACGCGTCGGTGGTGCAGTTGTATGCCGACGGGTTCTCGGCGCTGCCCGTGAAGCAGAAGACGCTGATTTGGCACCTCTACCAGGCAGCCCTTGCCGGCCGCGACATCTTCATCGACCAGAAGCACAAGGACGCGCTCGAGATGCGCGGCATTCTCGAACGGATCGTCGCAAATCCCCAGGGCGTGGACGCGGCCACGCTCGCCGAGGTGCAGCGCTACACGAAGCTGTTCTGGATCAACAACGGCCCGTACAACAACCTGACCGCGCGCAAGTTCGTGCTGAAATGCACGCCCGACGCGTTTGCCGCTGCCGCGAAGGTCGCCGGCGCCGATGCCGCCGCGGTCGCGCGGCTACAGCCCATGTTCTTCGACCCCGCCGTCGATCCGATCGTCACCAACAAGACGCCGGGCGCGGGCAACGACATCCTGCTGTCGAGCGCCAACAACTTGTACTCCGGGGTCTCGGTGGCTGACCTCAAGGGCTTCGACGAGAAGTACGGCCTGAACTCGCGGCTGGTCAAGCAACACGGCACGCTCGTCGAGGAGGTCTACAAGATCGACGGCCGCTACGGAAAGTACATCACCGAGATCGTCACGCACCTGGAGGCCGCCAAGGCGTTTGCCGAGCCGCCGATGGTGAAGGCGCTCGATGCGCTGATTGCCTTCTATCGCACGGGTGACGTGAAGGACCGCGAGGCCTACGACATTGCGTGGGTGCAGGACAAGGACTCGCCGGTTGACACCATCAACGGCTTCATCGAGGTCTATCTCGACCCGCGCGGGGTCAAGGGCGCGTGGGAAGGCCTGGTGTTCTACGTGAACCCGGAGAAGACCGAACGCATCAAGAAGCTGGCGGCCAACGCGCAGTGGTTCGAAGACCGCATGCCGTGGGACGCCAAGTACCGCAAGGCCACCGTGCAGGGCATCGTCGCCAACGCGATCGACGTCGTGGTGGAGACCGGCGACTCGGGCCCGGTGACACCGGTGGGCATCAACCTGCCGAACGACCAGGCGATTCGCGAGAAGTTCGGCAGCAAGTCGGTGGCGCTGTCGAACGTGACCGACGCCTACGCCCGCTCAGCTCCCGGCAACATGCGCAGCGAGTTCACGTGGGACGCCGCCGAAGCCGAGCGCGCCGCGAAGTACGCCGAAGAGGCCGGCAGCCTGACCACCGACATGCACGAAGTGATCGGCCACGCCTCGGGCCAGCAGGCGCCGGGCAAGAGCAACCCGCAGGCGTTGATCAAGGAGGAGTTCTCGGCCCTCGAAGAAGGCCGCGCCGACCTGGTCGGGCTTTACTTCATCGCCGACCCCAAGCTGGTCGAGCTCGGCATCATCCCGGCCGCCGACCACGAAGGCATGGTGCGGGCCGAGTACGAGGCGTACACGCGTAACGCCATCGTGCAGTTGCGCCGCATGCGCGAGGGCACGCAGATCGAGGAAGACCACATGCGCAACCGCCAGATGATTGTGCGCTGGCTGATGGCCAACACCAAGGCCATCGAGGAGCGGACGCGCGACAGCAAGACTTACCTGGTGATGGTGGATGCGAAGGCGTTCCGCGACGGCGTCGGCCGGCTGCTGGCCGAGGTGCAACGGATCAAGTCGGAAGGCGATTACGCCGCGGCCAAGAAGCTGTTCGCCACCTACGGCGTGCACTTCGACCCGAAGCTGCGCGACCAGATCGTGGCCCGCGTGGACCAGCTGAACCTGCCGTCGTACTCAGGCTTTGTCATGCCCAAGCTGACACCGGTGCTGACCAATGGCCAGGTCACCGACGTCACAATCTCGTACCCGATGGACCTGACACAGCAGATGCTCGAGTATTCCGGGGTCAGGAAATAG